TTACTGGAACTCTATTAAAGTAGCCGTATTGACGACACTCGTATCATGTACGGTTTCAGCTCTAGCAGCTTATGGATTTTCTAAAGTAGATTTTCCTGCTGGAAAATGGTTGTTTCTTATTGTACTAGCGACTTACATGGTTCCACCACAAGCAAGCTTGGTGCCACAATTCATTTTATATCGAAATATAGGGTTATTTGATAGCCATTTAGGTCTTATATTGTTAGGAAGCTTTAGTGTTTTAGGAACGTTTATGCTACGTCAATTCTTTATGGGAATTCATAATGAATATATAGATGCAGCGAAAATAGATGGTGCAGGTCATTGGCGAATTTTCTGGTCTATTGCTCTACCAATTGTCCGTCCCGCAGTTGCTACTTATGCGATTTTGAGATTTATATGGACGTGGAATGATTACCAAAATCCCTTAATTTTCTTACGTACAGATGCCTTATATACGATTCAATTAGCTATGCAAAAGTTTACAACAATTAATGGAGAATTTTATTCTCTTATTATGGCTGCAGCTGTGTCGGCGATTCTACCATTATTAATCGTATTTATTATTGGTCAAAAGCAAGTTATTGAAGGAATTGCTCTTGGTGGGGTAAAAGGATAATCAAAATAAAAGTCAAATAATTCTTAATAGAAGTAAAATTATTTACATTTGATGAGTAGTACCCTTTGCTATAATTCGTGTTGTAAAGGGCTTTCTTTATGAATGAAAGCGATTTAAAAATGAAAAAGGGGGATGTAAGATGAAGAAAAAGTTTTGGTCAACACTATTTGCTTCTACAATGCTTGTTGGTACCTTAGCGGGTTGTTCAGGTGGTGGGGGAGAAAGTGCTTCTGGATCGGAAGAAGAAAAAGATACAAATGCATCCGAAGAAGCCGTTACCATCAAATTTCATACTCACGGTAATGAATCTAGCTACAATTGGGAAAAAACAATTTCCGCTTTTGAAGAGGAGCACCCTAATATTGACGTTGATTTAGTTATTCTTAGTGAAAAGGGAGATACTCAAGAAGCTACTCAAAAGCTTGATTTAGCTGCTGCATCTGGTGAACAATTGGATGTTCTTATGTTTAGTGACCCAGCAAGCTATGCCCAGCGTGTTGCTTTAGGGATGGTAGCACCAATTGATGAGTTTATTGAAGAAGATGGATATACATTAAGTAAAGAGTATAAAGTAGATACCAAAATTGACGATAGCTACTATGCTTTACCAGGCAAATTTAATCCATGGTATGTTCTTATGAATAAAAATCATTTAGATGAAGCAGGTTTAGAAGTACCAACCGATTGGACTTGGGATGAGTTTATGGAATATGCAAAAAAGCTAACAACTGCTGATCATTACGGAACTTATTTCCACGGTCCACAGGGTGGTGGATGGATGGAGTTTATGAAATTAGCTCTTGCTAGTGAAGAAGATAATACGGAGTTCGTTAAAGCTGACGGAACATCAAACTTTGATAGTCCTTTATTCAAGAAAACGTTAGAAATGCGTGCTCAAATGGAATTAGAAGACAAGTCATCAGTTCCTTACACAGACATTATCTCTCAAAAGCTACATTATCGTAATCAATTCTTTGGTCAAGATGCTAGCACAATCTTAATTGGAAGCTGGATGAATACGGAGCTTGGTGGAACAGATCAATTCCCACTTGATTTTAATGTAGCTGTAGCACCTTATCCGAAAAACGAAGCAGGAGCTGAAGGTGGCTATACACCTGTTACAACCGACTTTATGTCTGTTGCTGCAAATTCAGAGCACAAAAAAGAAGCATATCAATTTATTCGCTGGTATACAACTGAAGGACAAATTGTACAAGGAAAAAATGTTCCTTCATGGAACGGTGTAAGTGATGATGAGCTAGGTTCTATTATCGATGGAATATTAGCCGGTACAGCAACGCCGGATAAGGTAGATCGTGAGTCACTTGTTAGTGTTCTGAAAAACGCTAAATCATCTAAAATCATTCCACCTGTAGCTTATCAAGCAGAGCTATATAAAGTGGTTAATGAAGAATATGAAAAACTAATTCTAGGTGAACAAGATATTGATGCAACATTAAAAGCAACGCAAGAACGTGCACAAGAAATAATCGACAATAATCAATAGTCGTTTGATAAACTAATATTTAGGGGCGTAAAAAACCGTTTCCGCCCTCAAACTTTTTCTTAAATGAGGAGGATTGGTTATGTGGAATCGGATACAGCAAAAGCTGACGCCCCATTCTTTTCGTTATAAAGTTATTTTAACTTCTATTATTTGCATCGTGATTCCTGCAATTATTACGTTATTTATCAACAGTTATTTAACAAAGGATGCCATGAAGGAGCAAGCATTATCAAATGCAAATAGAGAACTTAACCTTGCAAGTGAATATGTAACAAAATTACTTGATGATATGCTGTATGTTGCTAATTTTGTTCAAATAGATTCAGAGATTAACAGCATATTAAAAAAGCATGCAAAAGAAGATGAAAATTCTGTTGTTCAACAAGATGAATACTATGAAAACTATATGGAATATAGCAAAGTAGCAAAAACAATTGAAAACATTACCCTGCTTGGTGAAAAGTCATATGTAACCATTCTCCTGAAAAACGGAAAGCATTACACCAATTATTCTTTTAGTGAATACAATCCAAAACAGCTCTTCCAGGAAGAATGGTTCAAAGAACTAGATGGAGTTTTTGGATATGAAGCGGTATGGATTGGCAGTCAGCCAACTGTATTTCAATCTGAACAAAAATCTAACCCATATCAAATATCTGTCGCAAGAACGCTAAGAGATTCAAATCTAAAAATATACGGATATGTTGTCGTGACAATCATGGAAAACAAAGTAAAACAAGCATTTGAGAGCATGCCTGGTAAAGAAGAAATGATGTTAGTTGATTCTTCTAATAAAATACTATCACATGCTGATAATGAAAAAATCGGAACATCATTTCCTTATCTAGAGCAAGTGAAAAAGAAAGACTTCTCAAATATTATAACGATTTCAAATCAAGATTACCTCTATGCAGACCACAAGATTTCTTATACAGGATGGAAATTAGTATCAATAAATCCATATAAACAAGCAACCTTTAAAATTAACTCCATTTTTAACAAAGTTTTTTTGGCTCAATTGATCTCATTTATTATCTTTTTTCTTCTATTAACTTATGTTATTCAAACCATTACAAAACCACTTGTTCACCTAGGAGATGTTGCATCATCTGTACAAAGTGGAAATTTAAATGTTCGTTCACATATTCACAGCAAAGACGAAATAGGGAGACTTTCAACTTCGTTTGATTCAATGCTTGATCGAATTAATGAAATGATACGAGAAATCACTGAAACTCAAGTAAGAAAACGAAGAGCAGAATTTGCTATGCTACAGGCTCAAATTAATCCGCATTTTCTATTCAATGTCCTAAATTCTATTCGGATGAAAGTCATGAAAAAAGGTGATTATGAAAGTGCAGAAATGATTAGCTCTTTATCTAAGCTATTGCGAATGACCATTGATAAAGATAAAGGAATGATTTCGTTTAAAGAAGAGGTAGACATTGTAAAAGATTATGTCACTTTAATGAATATGCGCCAAAAAGAAGCGGTGAAATTTGAAATTAGTGTATCAGCAGCAGCTTATTTGGAAGCGATACCAAGATTTATTCTACAGCCTATTATTGAAAATTCTATTATACATGGACTAAACCAAAGTGCCGGGGAAATTTTGTTACATGCTTATATTAAAGGAAATGATTTCTTAATTACGATCGAGGACAATGGTGAAGGAATGGATGAGGAGTCATTAAAAAACCTTCGAAGTAAGCTTCGTCTAAATTCGGATTCAATAACTGTGCAAAACAAGAGTGGATTCTCAAGTCTTGGAATCTCAAATGTATATGAACGGATGAGAATGACATTTGGTGATACTTTTCATATGGAAATAGAAAGCGAAAAAGGAAAGGGAACAAAGGTAGTGATGTCTGTATCTAGAGGGGGAGAAGATAGTGTATAAAGTAATGCTGGTAGATGACGACTATCCTGTTTTGGAGCTATTATCTGAAATAATCGAATGGAAACAATTAGGTTTAACTCTTCAAAGTACTCATGAAAATGGAGCGAATGCACTCCAGCATGCCTTAAATGAAATGCCAGATATCCTCATTACCGATATTGGGATGCCCAAAATGAATGGAATAGAGTTAACACAAAAATTAAAGGAATTAAATCCTAATATAAAAGTGTGTATGTTAACTTGCCACAATGAGTTTGAATATGCACATAAAGCATTAAAACTAAATGTTCAGGATTATCTTCTAAAAGATACACTTAACCCAAAAGATTTGGATGGTTTATTAGACAAAATAAGAAAAAATCTTGATGAAGAAAATAGTAAAAAACGAAAAGAATCTCAATTAGAAAATATAGTAGAAAGAAATCGTGAGTCTATGAAACGGGATTTTCTTCGGAAATCAATCTATCAACAAATTTATAGTCTTAGAGATTGGTATGATGAAGCATATTCTCTTGGGTTAAATCTGAAAAGCTCTACTTACATTCCTGTACTATGTTTTGTTCAAGAATATCAAGCTGCTAAAGAGTCTTTTCAATCAGAAGATACATTAGTGTTTTCTATTCAAAATGTTATAGGTGAAGTTCTTAATAATCATGATGATGGAGCGGTTCACTTTACATTAGGAAGCAAAGAATCGTTCCTGTTTTTCTCCTATCATTCAACCTTAAAAGCAGACAGTTATGGAAAAGCGTATGAATGCATAAGAAAGATTCAAAATCATGTTTCAAAAACATTAAATATTTCTCTTTCATTTTTAATTGGTGAATTAATAGATGATCAAGAATCCTTTCAAATAAAGCTTAAAAGCTTACTAGAAAGTACACAGCAACGTTTTTATATGGAGAAAGCTACAGTCGAAAAAAAGCGTCATGAAGAAAGCTCAAGAGAAAGTTTATTTGAATGGTATGATGAAGCATCCTTTGAAATAAGGCAGCTAATTATTGCTAAAGATGCTTCAAAAGTAAAGCCGGTAGTCACAAAATGGATAGATGTATTCCGAGAAAAACAATATTCCGCAGAAATTGTGAAGGATTGGGTATTGAAGCTTCTACTAGATCTTAAAGTGAAATTGAAGGCTCTTCAGTTTTTTGGAACGAAATCCTCAGATGAAGTGCTACATGAAGAAATTCTAAGTATTGATTCATTAGCTGATTTAAGAATTTGGCTTATCAAGTATTTTGAAATGCTTCTTTTGGCGGTTAATGATGTTAGTACCCAATCACGACGCAAGGAAGTAATTGAGGCATGTAAATATGTAGAAGTTCATTTGGAGAAGAAGATTACACTTGATGAAGTTGCGAATGTTTTGTATTTAAATCCTAGTTATTTTAGTAGACTTTTCAAAAAAGAAGTTGGAGAGACATTTGTTGAGTACGTAACGAAGGCAAAGATGACGAGGGCAAAGGAATTACTCGAGCAAACTACTGATTCAGTCGGAAAAATTTGTGAAAGACTTGGATATGATAACCAAAGTTATTTTATTAAGGTGTTCAAAAACTATGTAGGAACTACGCCTATTGAGTTTAGAGGAGAAAGAAAGCAGGCGAACTAAAATGAGAAAGGGAGATTAGATGGTTAGTAATCAAATGTGGGTAAATGAAGCATGGGAGAAGGTCCATATAAAAGTTAAGAAAACGAGTGAGAAAATAGGAGCTACTTTTCCACATGCAAGTGTAAATGGTTCTTATCAATTAGAAGCACCTTCTTGGTGGACAGCGGGATTTTGGCCTGGACTTCTATGGCTACTGTATCGCGAAACGAAGGAGAACTCTTTTAAGGAAATAGCTGAACAATGTGAAGAGAAACTGGATAGTGTTATCACAGACTATTATAAGCTTGATCATGATATGGGATTTATGTGGACGTTAACAAGTGTGGCAAGATATAAGCTTTTAGGTGAAGAAGACTCTAAAAGACGTGCTCTTTTGGTGGCGAATTTATTAATGGGAAGGTTTAACTCTGAAGGTAATTATATTCGTGCCTGGAATCCGTGGCATGAAGGTGAAGACAATTCGGGGTGGGCGATTATCGATTGTTTAATGAATCTTTCTCTATTATTTTGGGCCTCAGAGGTAACGGGAGATCCACGTTATCAGCATATTGCAAAAAAGCATGGAGAAACTGTGTTGGAACACTTTATTCGAAGTGATGGTTCCGTTCACCATATTGTTCGGTTTGATCCGGTTACGGGTGAGCGAGTTGAAGCAATTGGAGGTCAAGGGTTTTCACCAGATTCTGCATGGTCCAGAGGAACTTCGTGGGCTGTATATGGGTTAACGTTACTTTATAAACACACACAAGAAGAGAAATATCTTCTAGCTGCAAAAAATGTATCACACTTTTTTATTGCCAATCTACCAGATGATTACGTGCCATATTGGGATTTTAGATTACCAGACAACATAACAAAGCACCGTGATTCATCTGCAGGAGCAATTGCTGCTTGTGGATTACTTCTTCTAAGCAGTTTAGTAGACCCTAGTGAACAAAGAATATATAAAGAAGCAGGCACTAAAATCTTAAAATCTCTCTATGAGAATTATGGAGCTTGGGAAGACGTTAATGAAGACGGATTAATCCTTGAAGGAACAAGTCATTATCCTGAAGGAAAAAATATAGATGTTCCACTAATTTATGGTGATTATTATTTCGTTGAAGGGTACTAGCTATGTTAAAGGGACATGAGCAGTTATTTTGGTCTGTCGATAAATAACTTCAATAGGGAATGAGGGATAATATGCTTACCAAAAAAAGATCATTAATGGGCAATCCTCTTAAAACTAAGCAAGATGTTGCGGATTCATTGAAAGATTTATGTGATCCATTAAAACAATATTACAGTAAAGGGTTTGCTAGATTAACACTAGGTAACACGAGTGCAGCTTATGCTGATTCCACTGCAGGTCTGGAAGGATTCTCACGGGTATTATGGGGATTAGCTCCCCTGC
This Metabacillus endolithicus DNA region includes the following protein-coding sequences:
- a CDS encoding cache domain-containing sensor histidine kinase, with the protein product MWNRIQQKLTPHSFRYKVILTSIICIVIPAIITLFINSYLTKDAMKEQALSNANRELNLASEYVTKLLDDMLYVANFVQIDSEINSILKKHAKEDENSVVQQDEYYENYMEYSKVAKTIENITLLGEKSYVTILLKNGKHYTNYSFSEYNPKQLFQEEWFKELDGVFGYEAVWIGSQPTVFQSEQKSNPYQISVARTLRDSNLKIYGYVVVTIMENKVKQAFESMPGKEEMMLVDSSNKILSHADNEKIGTSFPYLEQVKKKDFSNIITISNQDYLYADHKISYTGWKLVSINPYKQATFKINSIFNKVFLAQLISFIIFFLLLTYVIQTITKPLVHLGDVASSVQSGNLNVRSHIHSKDEIGRLSTSFDSMLDRINEMIREITETQVRKRRAEFAMLQAQINPHFLFNVLNSIRMKVMKKGDYESAEMISSLSKLLRMTIDKDKGMISFKEEVDIVKDYVTLMNMRQKEAVKFEISVSAAAYLEAIPRFILQPIIENSIIHGLNQSAGEILLHAYIKGNDFLITIEDNGEGMDEESLKNLRSKLRLNSDSITVQNKSGFSSLGISNVYERMRMTFGDTFHMEIESEKGKGTKVVMSVSRGGEDSV
- a CDS encoding carbohydrate ABC transporter permease — protein: MTSRLNVQKIMITIIIFIVSIMFLLPFVWMLSTSFKIEADVFKFPIQWIPERWNGFNNYQQVWFGEFPFYLYYWNSIKVAVLTTLVSCTVSALAAYGFSKVDFPAGKWLFLIVLATYMVPPQASLVPQFILYRNIGLFDSHLGLILLGSFSVLGTFMLRQFFMGIHNEYIDAAKIDGAGHWRIFWSIALPIVRPAVATYAILRFIWTWNDYQNPLIFLRTDALYTIQLAMQKFTTINGEFYSLIMAAAVSAILPLLIVFIIGQKQVIEGIALGGVKG
- a CDS encoding ABC transporter substrate-binding protein; the protein is MKKKFWSTLFASTMLVGTLAGCSGGGGESASGSEEEKDTNASEEAVTIKFHTHGNESSYNWEKTISAFEEEHPNIDVDLVILSEKGDTQEATQKLDLAAASGEQLDVLMFSDPASYAQRVALGMVAPIDEFIEEDGYTLSKEYKVDTKIDDSYYALPGKFNPWYVLMNKNHLDEAGLEVPTDWTWDEFMEYAKKLTTADHYGTYFHGPQGGGWMEFMKLALASEEDNTEFVKADGTSNFDSPLFKKTLEMRAQMELEDKSSVPYTDIISQKLHYRNQFFGQDASTILIGSWMNTELGGTDQFPLDFNVAVAPYPKNEAGAEGGYTPVTTDFMSVAANSEHKKEAYQFIRWYTTEGQIVQGKNVPSWNGVSDDELGSIIDGILAGTATPDKVDRESLVSVLKNAKSSKIIPPVAYQAELYKVVNEEYEKLILGEQDIDATLKATQERAQEIIDNNQ
- a CDS encoding response regulator transcription factor — translated: MYKVMLVDDDYPVLELLSEIIEWKQLGLTLQSTHENGANALQHALNEMPDILITDIGMPKMNGIELTQKLKELNPNIKVCMLTCHNEFEYAHKALKLNVQDYLLKDTLNPKDLDGLLDKIRKNLDEENSKKRKESQLENIVERNRESMKRDFLRKSIYQQIYSLRDWYDEAYSLGLNLKSSTYIPVLCFVQEYQAAKESFQSEDTLVFSIQNVIGEVLNNHDDGAVHFTLGSKESFLFFSYHSTLKADSYGKAYECIRKIQNHVSKTLNISLSFLIGELIDDQESFQIKLKSLLESTQQRFYMEKATVEKKRHEESSRESLFEWYDEASFEIRQLIIAKDASKVKPVVTKWIDVFREKQYSAEIVKDWVLKLLLDLKVKLKALQFFGTKSSDEVLHEEILSIDSLADLRIWLIKYFEMLLLAVNDVSTQSRRKEVIEACKYVEVHLEKKITLDEVANVLYLNPSYFSRLFKKEVGETFVEYVTKAKMTRAKELLEQTTDSVGKICERLGYDNQSYFIKVFKNYVGTTPIEFRGERKQAN